The window TCATGTGTTGTTGTAGGGTTACGACTTTGGACTTACTCTTTAATCCGTCTTTATTAAATTTATAGTGCATTAGTACTTTAGAAAATTTGTAGTGCATAGTTCCTTATCTAGAAGAAGAGaagtttgatgacaaaaaaaaaaaaaaaaaaaaaagaagaagagaagtttGTACGTCACCAAACACCACTAAAACTCAAGTTGGGAATATGTTCATCTGCTTATTTAAATAATTGTGTGTTTCCCTTCGAATTTAATACTATATCTTTGTCTCTAATCCTCAATTAACTAACTTAATAGTATAAAGTTGGAATATTACAACAGCGAAGCTGTagtaattgtatttttttgtggATGTAATCTGACAGGAGATTTCTTTGGTGATTGGTCCTTTCGCCAACAAtttcttttataattgaaactagatttccacccgcacaaccgtgcgggtatatattttcacatatatatatatagatatttgttatatataattattatatatttttaatgttactcacatatttaaatgtttgtataattatgccaaatataataaatttatagtttttatgctataaattaaaatcatcacctATATaagttgcttattatatatttgtcttattgaatttgcgtttgattactaaactaaattttttaatgcatgaaacaacatatatgaaaaaaaatttgaatttaatttattataatcatgatccgtaattcaaatcgctagattttttttagtaattttttaatgtttattaattttatataataaattactgtatattaaaaatttaagataagttaaatttttatacatgtattatatagtttactaatattaacccgttctaccaacatattatatttttagcataaatattttatatttatgaaaataaaatatgttaacttatcaatttaaaataattttatcatattttcttcaatataacatttttattttaaaatgatagatattattataaaattgataaaatatgatataattttattcttttagtaatatttcattactaattacaaaattagttgacaatatttatattcaatttatgacaattaagatctaattataatctttttcaagagatttgtttaattttacttttttcaaaaaaaaataaaagatataaaagatattatgattaaagtagttaaaaatattatgtatattagcattagtgatatacatttaatataaaatttaaatgatggtccaaataaaaatatcactcatcaaaaaatcatgatttttaatttattagaaaacaaatttgaaaaaattaaaattaaaataaatatttatttcgaacaaaatctttaaaaattattagtaaatttatttatgaaattaattaatttcattttatttaaattttcgtttataaacaaaaactatattcaattttaatttccaattatattttatgataatttaaattaaaactaactaatttttgaaagtaaatttaaaaagattctaagaagattttaaaaagattttgttagaacattttaaatatatattcatttgtatttcaaataaaatgataaagatattaaaagatataataatgaacttatgtaatatgtgatattttctaggaatggtccaaactaaaaaaaatcacacatgaaaagaagtcataacttctgttttaatatataagatatacttTCGATCATTAAAAACAAATGGCCGTTCAAGTACAAAAGTGGAATCTGATTATCCATGGCAATTACAATTAAATACTGCAGATTTGTTTTAAGAAAAAGCTGGCAtgctatattttatatataaaataaaaatttgtggAGTATTTAGAATCCAAGTGGCCTTGCCTCATACGAAACTTGCCTTTGGGTAAAGCAAGAAAAACATACGAAATGGATATTGCTTAAATATTATCAGAGTCACAGCCCACAGGTTTCACGATGTTATGTCGTACTTTTGATAATCTTGTCCTGGGAATCCTTTTTAGCCATCACTATATTTGCATTCTATTAGTTAAGTCTCGTATGTTCCATATGAAAAATCACAATTTCAAATGGTTTGTAACACCTCAATTACCACAATATCTAACATCATCTTCGATTCGTTTCCTAGGTATATACATGTTCATTTTAACAACGATTTGAACTTTGTTCATTTCATTCAGATTCTTTTATTGTATGCACGTACGAGGGTAATGAAGATAAGTAACGATGAGCGGTGATTGTCCGTGCAGAACAAAACGTACTACCCTCTACCGCTAAAAGGTGCAAGTGGAAGCTGATGAAATGTAGGGCACAAAgaaataatacaatattattttcTCATGTTATAATAATGAGTAAAGGAATACGAATGAAATATATGGCCCTCTTAATCTCTTATCCCTTGATGCTTTTATTGTTAGTTTTGGTAAAGTTCTTTAAACTCAGTAAGAAACTTTGAATCTTTATAGAATAAATAAACACTCAAAATCATGGTAAATTTTAATCTGTTTTGTAGACGccattaataaaaatcaaaacgacACACATATATGATCATATAagaagattttattattttatatattgctttttcttctttttatatttataaagatGGTTAAAAACTTAAATGCAAAGCATAAGAAAGAAAACTTacattttaaaaaggaaaagttGGTGGTGGAGAAACATGAAGTGAAGAAGTTTGTGAgacaaaaaatagtaaaaaggCAAACAATTTAGTCAAAGGTAAACTAATGAAAAACGAAAGCCATATTTTTCAATTCACCGTGTATATTGGATATATAACTGCTCTGCAGGAAAATAAAGTAGCTAAATCAACTAACAATCATATAATAAGTTGAATTAACATATCAATACTACACCCGCAATAGACATTTTCTacattacaaaaatatatatacatgcaaCTATAGTGAATCGGACATCATATCGAATTAGAAATAACAATCTTAAAGTGTATCATAAGAACGGTGTCTTACCACATAAAGAACATGAGGATCTCAAGTTCTGATCTTATCCATATCTCATGATGTACAAAAAAGAATCATCACGTAGCCTAGCTAGAGAGACTAATATATTTGTCAAATCAAAGCACCAAAGCCAATTGAAATTTTTGGAAATGAGGAAGAGAAATAATTTGAGATTGTTGTCACTTTAACCCACAAtctatctatctctctctcAAATCATCTTTGTTCGCTCTTATTATCGTGCAACATAGTCATATTCCACTAGACCTCAAATCTAATGTGCTATTTCACTGTCCTGGATAAACtacattataatattatataaatatattgaaatttcAGTGTGAGCAGATATAACTGTAcggaatatatatgtatatctcaACTCTCAACTCactatatttttagtttaatctTAAAAGGAAAGTGGTTAAGTGTCCAGTTATGTTGATACATGAATTGGAACCATGAATCATGACACCATTCCTTTTTTATCTGtcactattatatattaatcaGCATCCCCCAATCAGAGGTTTAGTTGGCGCAACACATGTCCCGCATACAGTAAGTTATACATATATTGGTATATGCAAGGTTAttcatcattttaatttattatttaaatatcttgttactaatgaaaataattttttgcaAAAGTAATGAAAATCAtacgtttctttttttcttgaaatATCTTACTGATGAAAATCATATTCAgccgtttcttttttttttgttattgaaattGGGTTGTGTCATAATAGTAACAGTAACGTAAACCATTATGCGTAAAATAATTATACCTCACGGGTtaaatatggttaactaggtaTTTAAACTTTTTAAGACATAATTAATGATGTCGTCTAGAAGCATCGTGAACTTCGTGATTGTTGCCACCTTCGTAAAATTACCATGCAAGGTAAAAAAAACTGTGAAATATTGTTGGGGTTCTTTTTTGTCGAATATTTTCGGGGTGTTATGAAATGAATTTAGCACTATggctaaaaaagaaaaaaaaaaagaggactgaatcattaattttttacaatttaattaaatataatcgTCTATTTCTTTGTCCCCAAGTTGAGTATACCCATAATATAAATACCTCTCATTAGCCTCCCCATTGTTTCATACTCAGCTTTCCTCTTTACACGTTAAGTGAgaaagttaacaaaaaaaaaagaagttgagAGAATTATCAAAAAGAAATTGTCTAAAGAAAAAATGAGACTGTTGAGCGTCAGATCGAATTCAGAAGATGTGGCGATGCACGCAACGTCAGGATCGTCTTCAGCTTCCGTGAATCACGGTACGGTACCGCAGTCGCCGTGGCACTCACCGGTTCCTTATCTCTTCGGCGGTTTAGCGGCGATGCTTGGACTCATAGCCTTTTCTCTTCTCATCCTCGCATGCTCTTACTGGCGCCATTCCGGCGAAGAAGGTGGTCGGAACGGCGGGGAAGTGGACGAAGAGAAAGAGAGTCGGTCTGGGGACAAGGTGGCGAGCGGAGCGTACGAGGAGAAGTTTCTAGTCATTATGGCCGGAGAAAATTTGCCAAGGTTTCTTGCGACGCCGACGGTGAAAAAGTGTACGTGCGGTGTTCAGGAGGGTAAAATGGTAATTTCTCAGGAGGATAATGTTGTTGCTGAAGAGGAGAAGCAGATGGGAGAAGGTGAAGAGAAGGTGAAAGATACAGGAGAACCAACAACAAGTCACTAAGCtttaattaatttcttttttgtttcttcttcttgtttatGAGAGTTTTCTAGAGAAATTTTCCTTGTTGTGATTCCTAAGAATGTAAATTTTACTATAGGGCAAGATTTTGGGGTTTTACTTATTTtgtaatgtttttatattttgttatactaaatcctttatttaaatttttgtaaatttgaggAAAGATTTGATCACTTTACCTACAGAAAAGACTGTAAATGTGGTTTCATACGTGTACATGCGTGTACATCCATGTATTTAGGATTCGATCGTTCAACCAATTCCCTACACTTGGGTTGATATACTTCCAAAATTTGAGACAcagtttatgttttaaaagaattatatattttttttaaaacgtttgAAGAATGTATTAAGcgtaagaaaaaaaactcaaaaacaaaaacattatctAAACATAATTAGAAACTTtcagaaaatgtttttatatgGTTGAGATGGTCCTTTGGActctttttttctccttttttgtaTCGGCAATTGGTTTTCTAGTAGGTTGACACCttttaaatttcataaaaacCTAATGTTtaagtatatatttaattatttaacaattaaaaatacatttgagTGAAAATACAGGCTAAGTAATTGAGGATGAACAGTTCTTTTACAAACGTAAACTTTgttctaaatttattttacataaaatgATATCCTCCAAGTGTTAAAAAGAATGATATCCtccaattattttcaaaaaccaagaTGGTAAACTAGCTAATTTAATACAATAAAAAACTAGCTAGCAGATCATTCTGTGTTGCGTATCTGGTTTTAGGCCTTTAGCTATTCTGTGTGTCAAATAGTTAGCAGATATGTTAAGACGTGTCACATTATGTACTGTTGTGAGTTAATTATAGCAAAAGGAATAGATTCTGTTTTTGACATTTTGACACCCGCTCATTCGATGCACCGAGTAGCCGCGTCCGTCGACTGAAGAAAGTTCCAAACAGTTCTCTTCCATtaagattttctttttttttttttttaaacactttcATTCATAATAAGGGATATGGACCCAAATACAAAAGGAGTAATTAAAGGAGCATCAAAGCAAACCAAATTGACAAGCTAGATCAAagaaatttttacgaaaaaaacTTCTTAAGCCAGCCAGGGAATCCTGATGCAATGTAGGATTGGAACAGATCCTCCTTTATGACACTATTTGCAATAAGAAAGACTGGTTTGAGGGCTTGACGAGATTGTGATTCCACCTGCCAAAACAAAAATTCATGGAGCATTGCGATAAGCTTTGTTGAAAAAGCTCTTAGAGATGGCCATGTAGCAGGTTTTGAGATAGCATTAACAATGTCTCTGTCTTCAGCCGAGAAGATAACATGATCAAAGTGGAGAGACTTCATACTTTCTAAAGCCCAAAGCCAGCTTTGAAAAGAGGATTCTGATTTACTGCGAATGTTTGAGAAGGATCTTCTACCGTGCAGTAAAACTTTCCCTTCAAAGTTCCTAAGAATCCAAGACGCACCACTTTCTTTCCTATTTTTGTCCCAATCGAAGCCAATATCACATTtaaaccaagatgaaggagggGGTTTCCATCCAAAGATGATCCTCTTTTTCTTCTCAAGATCAATGGCTTGTTCTTGTTTTTCCATTTCTTTGATTAGGAACCAATGATCAGCCTCCTGAAATAGTGATGTTGCGAATTTTGATCCCACAATGAGGTTTCCTTTAAATAGAAAGCTATtcctatttttccaaatttgcCATAGAATCCAAGGACCACTTCTCCTGATATGGACAGGCCAGTTTTGATTGTTCCCCATCTTTAAAACATAGAAGATGTTGGAGTAGATGGAGGAGGGGTCGAAACCATTTACCGGAGCAGGGAAGTGACAAATATCCCAAGATTGTCTTGCGATAGTACAGTTGAAGAGTACGTGATTCATTGACTCTCCTTCTAAACCACAAATTTGACAGCGAGAATCTATCTTCATTCCTCTTTCTATTAGATGGTCAGCAACAGAAATAGCGCCTCCAATAACTTTCCAGaggaaaacttttatttttggtgATGTGTTCAGTGACCATATATGACTTTTGATGCCATTTAAGGAGGGTAGAGCTTGACTTGAGACATAAGCTTCTTTTTTTGCCTCCTTTTCTGCAAACCAATAACCTGATTTCACAGAGTATTCACCTGAACGGGTGTGGTTCCAGCAAAGAAAATCAGGAGAAGACACTGCTGGTTTAATCTTAAGAATGATTTCGATATCTTGATCATAAAACAGGTTTTCCAATTTTTGATGGTCCCAGAGATCAGAGTAAGGAATCATTAGGTCAGAGACTTTAAGATTAAGGTCCACCAAGGTATTCTTCATGAGAGGAATGCGAAGACGTTCACCATCAATCAGCCAAGGCGTGGACCAAACCGATATAGAGAGACCATTACCAACCGCATTCCTTAAGCCTTTTTTCAAAAGTTCTCTACCATGCAAAATACTGCGCCATGCATAGGAAGGTCTGGACCCAAGGGTTGCTGATAAGAAGGAACCATTAGAAAAGTATCTACTTTGCAAAAACCGAGTCAAGAGAGAATCTTGGTTTGAGAGGATCCTCCAAGCTTGTTTAGCAAGAAGCGCTTGATTAAATAATTCAATATCCTTAAAACCCATTCCTCCCATTTCCTTTGAAATACAAAGCTTATCCCAACTAAGCCAATGTATTTTACTTTTATCCTCTGAAGCTTGCCACCAAAAAGCTGCCATTGCTGATTTAAGGTTGTTACAAGTGGTTTTAGGAAGTTTAAAACAAGTCATGGCATATATAGGCATAGCCATAGCCACAGATTTTAAAATAACCTCCTTTCCAGCTTGAGAAAGAAATCTAGAATACCAACCAGACATTCTGCCTTTCATTTTGTCTTGTATATATGCAAGCATTTCAACTTTAGAGCCACTGAAACACTCAGGTAAACCCAAATAAGAACCAGCTCCTCCTTCCGAAAAAATACCAAGCTTTGATTGAATTTTCGCTTTAAGAGAAGGACAGGTGTTTTTGCCAAAGGTTAGTGATGATTTGGAGAGATTTATGACCTGACCTGTAGCTTCCCCGTACTTAAGAAGGATGTCTTGAAAGACTTGACACTGAGAAAGTTCAGCCTTGAATAGAAACAGACTATCGTCTGCAAAAAAAAGATGGTGAACTTCCGGGCCGgccaaattgaattgaattcCTTTCAGATCTCCTCTAAGTGAAGCTTGATTCATCATGTGAGTAAGACCTTCGGTACAGAGAACAAAGAGGAAAGGTGAGATAGGATCGCCTTGCCTGAGTCCTCTCTGTGGAGAAATGTAACCGAAAGATTGACCATTCAAAAGGACTGAATAGGTGACTGTAGTAACACAGGACATTATCCATTTCACCCATATATTGTCAAAACCAAGAGAAAGAAGTAATGCTTGAAGGTAATCAGTGGCGGAGACAGAAACTTTTTTTATTGGGGgcataattttttcaaaaaatatttaattttaaataaattattttatataaataaataaatatttattattaaataaagtgATAAACAGCtggtatttttaaataaatatttgtattatttatatgatttaacatataacttaaatatttttaatcaaaaatgtATATAGTGTTTGTAAAGAAAATAACCTAATCATGGTTCATGGGGAAATAATAAAAACCTAATTAtctcatcaaaataattaaccaataaaaaatatataaaagagttATTGAACACGAAAGTTACTGAACAAACCtctttaaataaaatacaaaaatgcaTTGAATATTTTGTTACGGATATTAGTGTACATGCAAAATAGGAAAGTATCAATAATTTATTACAACTGATAAAtatgagattaaaaaaaatgaaatggtgAGATGTGAGGCTTGAACGAAGGTTTGGTGGGGGCAGGAAGAAAATTTCAACGGGGGCAAGATAAACTGATCTAGCGAAGCTTTGGTTAATTACTTAAcgattttgataaatattttgttttatct of the Brassica rapa cultivar Chiifu-401-42 chromosome A03, CAAS_Brap_v3.01, whole genome shotgun sequence genome contains:
- the LOC103862081 gene encoding protein GLUTAMINE DUMPER 1 gives rise to the protein MRLLSVRSNSEDVAMHATSGSSSASVNHGTVPQSPWHSPVPYLFGGLAAMLGLIAFSLLILACSYWRHSGEEGGRNGGEVDEEKESRSGDKVASGAYEEKFLVIMAGENLPRFLATPTVKKCTCGVQEGKMVISQEDNVVAEEEKQMGEGEEKVKDTGEPTTSH